The window CCCCTGCCTCGCGCTTCAGTGCATTTGGGACCACTTCAATCCCTCCGATGTGTCAAGACGCCGATGAAACCGAGCATCACCTCACTACAAGTATCGATCTGGCAGACAGTAGCTCCAACCCCAGCTTTGGGGTTTCCGTGCAGCCCCCCGGCGCAGGTAGCCTCCAAGATCTCCAAGACCCCCATTCAGACTGGACCAACATCCTACATGAGCTGCACCAAGGCTTTCAGGAAGACCCGTACGTCAATATGATAGATCCTGCGGAGGCGATGCAAGAGTACAATAACCACCTCTGGGGCATACTCTAGATGCAGATTCGCCAGGGCAATCACATATAACATCATGAGGTGCCACAGCGGAAGCGAGTGATTTTCAACAGTTTGTTATGGAACAATTGAACATAtcaaatttatttattttttttttctttcaactCTCTACTGGACAAACAGCGATGCTATCGGCCGATAGTGAGCCGTCCGTCACCACAAAGCCCACTGCGCCTCCTACATAGTCCTCGTCTAGTGCTACTAATCCCACCTGGCCGACTTGTCCTTCGATCTTGCTGCCTTGCACGCGTAGGCGCAATTGGTACTTGCGATTCTCCTCCCATACAAAAGGCATGCTCATCAACTCTATCCTCTCATTGTCCGCAGCCTTGACCAACGCCACCCGCTTGTCTTTGGTCAACATGAGCCCGTAATAGCGGTTAAGTCCCTGGACCCGAGCGGCAACGCCCATTGACCCGCCAAAATTGACCACAAAATTCGATACCATTACAGTATAGTCGGCCCAGTCTCTGGCACCTTGGCTCAAGAGGCCCTCGCCTCGGTCTTGAGCGATGAAGAATGACGGCCCCATGTCTGTGTGCACCTTGTCCACGGAACTGACCCAGGCACGGCTCCAGAAACTCTGGCATCTACTCTTGTTCGCGGGCCGTTTCAGTGTCATTCGAGGCACGCCGTTCCATCGCATGCTGTGAAGAAATATGGCACCATCAAGGTTCGGAGAGCCTTTAGCGGGGCTGATCGCGATGCCGATCTGCTGGATGGGCCAGTTCTGAAGGCTGTCGGGGATGGTCCACTGCAGGCTATTCTGTTGCCCGGACTTTATGTTTATAGGCTGACTATCCACAGTTGTCAAAATGTCGTTTTCATCATATGCCTTGATCCTCAGACACACAGTCGAGACCGTAGTGTTGCTGTCACCTGCACGAAGTTCTGCTTTGACCCGTTGGCCTGGGTACACCAGAGGCGAGGCCATGATGTCGTAGTTTCGATCAACTTGGAGGATATCGAGCGGCGTGAAGGTCGCAGTCATTACTTCCACAGGGTTGCTCGTGTCTGTCAGGTTCTTGATGTGAATACAAAGGCTATCGACTCCActgtcttggccttggctgatGCGGACCACATCCAAAGGAGACTGGGGATGCATCGTCGCCTGGAAGCCCTGAACGCTaccagaaagagagaagtgAAACTGAGCGCCATCCTTTGGTGGTTGGAGTGTCGGGTTGCCGGACAAGCGATAGCCTAGATTAGCTATATCGTACGCTATGCGCGCTGCGTTGTTTATCGAGTAGCCACCGTCGGCGCTGGAGATGATTGCGCGATCGGCCAAAGGGCCCAGCCAGTCAGGGCCGCCTTGAAATGCGGCTAGGCCGTGCATTAGAGCAACCAGGCACGCAACATTCCCCGCGTTGCAATCGGTATCCCAACCACAGGTATTGATGACATGCATGGCCTCATGAAAGTCGTGGCCTGCGTATAGTAGAGTCATGATCATGATGGCATGGTTGGGGATAACGTGGCAAATACCCAAGTACTTGTCATAGCCATAATTATCTTCGACCCGCTGTCGCGTTTGCCTCCAGTCGCCGTCCTCTTGCACCCAGCGCCTGACGTCGGCAATCATACGCGCGATAATTGATTCAGCTGGAACAAACGCCAGACCGGCATTAAGGAGATGGTTGACGTCGCTGGACAGGAACGCTTCCGCCTCCATGGCCGCCCACAACTTAGCCGCATGTACCGCTTCGCCATCGTGGCTCACTCGTGCAGCTGCCTCAGCGAGCCGCGCCGCCAGGGCCGGATTTCCCGGAGCGACCATAGCCCAGCCGTCGATAAAGATTTGGGCGCCAATCTGTTCTGCCAGAGTGCGACCATTCGTCGTAAACGCACCGCTTGCGGGGGCGGTGAAGCCATTTTTCAGGTTGAGGAATGCTGTGTGCTCGGTCGAGATGCCGTTACCTCCCCACCAGAAGACAGAGCGGCGCTCCACGACGTTATTCAGCCAAGTCTTGCCGACATCCTCGGGTGAGAGGTCTGCAGAGGCACCGTGCTCTTCAAGCGCGCGGACGAAGGTAAAGGTGCCTGAAACGTCATCGTCAATTACAACAAGTGGTAGATCTAGCTTGTCATGTACATAGTAGCGAATGTCTCCGAGCTTGTCCTGGATTTCTTGATACGTCCAGTTTTCGAATGGCCGCCCCAGGTACACGCCCACTAGCTTCCCGAGAACGCCGGCATAGATTCGATGCAGATAGTCATCGGGTATAGACGACATGGTTTTTCCTGAGTGTATACGGTTGACAAATGATGAAACAAAAGGGAGCGAAGCCACCGAGTCGTAAGATGCGGCTATGGTGTAGAAGCGCTCAATTATCGTAAGAGCTTCAATGAGGAGCGCCGGTTGCGGCTTTGCAATAGCTTCAAGCCGTAATTATACTGACACATGCAAAAAATATTTGCGCATGTGTGCAAATGTATCAAAATCTCGTCGTATTCTCTCGTCGTATTCTTTTCCTGCTAGGGTAATCCCCAATGTGCGACCGCAATCCGGAACCCGTGTCTCGAGCCCCGAGCCCGAGCCTCAGTGCTCCACCCCGTTCTCAGACACCGTTTTCCCGCATTCGAAGCTGCAGTCAGCTTCAGTCTCGCCGTCCAATGAAGAGTCCAGATAGGTCGGGAAACTCGGGGTTCAACATTCTCTCCGAGGCCAAGACGCACCACTGACccatttaatatagtataggGCTCGCGCCTCAACGTGCAACGCCTCAATGCGGGGCCCGGCTAAGCTTTTCCTTACACAGCAATCTGGGGGTCAACACGCACGTGGAAATGATTCCTTTTACCCCATgggggagaggagggatCCACACACACCCGCCCTCTTTTCGGGATATGGCTTCATTTGGCCATTGCACGACACAGCAAGATTAGCGAATGGGTTGTATTGACACCTCTCCCGTTACGCTCGAGCCaggagaggcagaagaaCTAAATATAGGAGGTTTCTCGGTCAGAACCATCGCTTGACCTCGACTGACACTCATCTCCAATTATACCAAAGGCTCCAATACGACGAATAACAGAACATGGCTCATCGAAAAATTTCGCGCTTCATTCCAAGACACCAAAAGTGGCTCATAGCGTGTCTCATTGCAGTGTCATCAGTGGACTCTGTGGTATGCCCTTCACCTTGCCACACGCGGCAGTTACCAGGCGCGGCTAACCATCAGCGAAATTTAGCTCGTCGGCTACGACAGCTCGCTCATGGGTAGTCTCAATGTGATGCCCTCTTACAACAGTTACTTTACCCTCACCACCACGACAAAATCGCTCAATACGGCCATCTCATATGTCGGTGGTGCTGCTATCTCACCTCTAGCAGGATTCCTGGCGGATTGGAGAGGCCGCCGCGAGTGCGTATTTTGGTCTGCGCTGGTGACTCTCATCGGCGGCGTCATCCAGGGCACCGCTCAGAATATCGCAATGTTCATCGCCGGGCGGTGCGTCGTCGGCGCGGGTATGGGGCTGGCCCAGACAACGGCGCCGACCCTAGTTGCCGAGACAACCCCCGTCAAATATCGAGCCTTCGCTCTCGGCATGTACTACTCTTGCTGGGGCATAGGCACACTTATCGCAGCAGGCATCTGCTTCGGGGTGCGTCGAATCTTTGGGCCAGAGGGCATATTGTCAATACAACGAGCTGATGAACTAACTTCTATCCGCTGCAGACACAGAAACTCGATTCAACGTATGCCTGGCGCATTCCAAGTCTTCTGCAGGCGGCTCCGAGCCTCGTCTGCTTTCTTGTTTTGCTATTCGTCCCTGAGTCACCTCGTTGGCTCATTAGCCATGACCGACACGAGGAAGCATTGGAGATTCTCGGCATCGTTAACGGCGGTGACGCTGACGACGTGCAGGTCCAGTATCGTGAGATTGCGGACACAATCAACTTTGAAAAGGAGCACAGCCTGGGCCTGATGCAGGCGGTCTGGAAGAAGTCTAGCCGGAAGCGCTTGTTGATCACGACGACTTTCTCGGCCATTGTCATGCTCCCAGGAACAAACATCATCACATTTTACTTTGGCGAAATGCTCCAGAACGCCGGTATTCAGAGTCCAAATACACAACTTCAAATCAACGTCATTCTCACATCGTGGAGCTTGGTCATTGCCGTCGTGTCATCCTGGTATACGGATTTGCTGGGCCGGAGGCAACTTTGCTCTGCTAGTTTGACACTGCAGAccgccttcatcttcatttttGGCGCGTTCACGAAACTGTACGGAGAATCGACCAATACTTCGGGTATATATGCAACCATTGCTGTCATATTCTTGTATAACGCCGCGTACAACTGGGGCATCACGCCGCTCACGGTCCTCTATCCCCCCGaaattttgtcttttgagATTAGAGGGGTCGGTATGGGGATCTACACCCTCGCCACAAAGTGCTGCGGTCTTTTGGTGACTATGGCCGTACCTTTCGGTCTTCAGGCTATTGGATGGAAATTCTACATGGTGAATGGCTGTTTCGATGTTTTGATGGTTGTTTTTGTTATTTTCGTGTGGGTAGAAACTCGTGGGCTCAGCCTTGAGGAGGTTGACAGGCTGTTCGACAAGGAAAAGCGTGAGGTGGTCGCTGAACAAGTCCATGAAGAGACGAAGGTGGACATAGAGCATAAAGAATGTTGAGGGGTCTAGGATTACTTCCTCCATGAGCTATCAATGCTGTCAGAGCTAATTACAAAGTAAAAATTTAAACAGTTCATATCTTGATGCTTGACGGGATCGATTGCACTGGTTTTCGATGGCATCTCTTTATTCTCAACGATTTACCTAGAACTCTGCCCTCCCCCATGGTGGTAGCAGTCCTTTTGGCGGCCACTGTGTCTGCGCAAACCGACACCCTAAGTCGTATTCTCCCGACCCAACTCTCTGCTCTTTGCCTTCCTCTTTCCCCAGCTCAGATGGCCCGCCGTCACCGGGAAGGCTGACGACGGCGGTAGAATTTGGGGGCACCCGGAGTCTCATGCGGAAAAAGCCTCTGTTCAATGTCCACCTTAGCTCAATCCGGCCGTACCTTGATTCGAACACGGTATTTGCCCAGGTTAGCTCTTTATTGGGCCGCGGCTTCACTCTGAACACCTTCCAGCCGGGCTCAATCGCTTCGAGGCCACCTATATCAGCGTGCATCCAATTTGCAATACTCCCGAGAGCATGATGATTGAAACTGGTCATTGAACCGGGATTGACAGTCCCGTCGGGGAGCATGCTGTCCCAGCGCTCCCACGTTGTGGTAGCTCCCATCGTAATGGGGTACAGAAATGAAGGACATTTCTTCTGGAAGAGCATGGCGTAGGCCAGCTCGACGCCACCAGACTGGGTGAGCGcgcgagaaagaagagcacTCCCCACATATCCAGTGGTAATCTTAAAGTCATTCAGACGTACCAGTCGGAAGAGACGAGCCGCAGCCTGTGCCGCCGTTGAGTTACCTCCAGATTCCGGGAGGAGATCAAACGACAGGGCGAGTGAGAGAGCCGTTGCAGTATCTGGAACCACGAAGCCAGCCGCCGTCAGATACTTTTTCCGCCACGAATGAATTAGACGCAGGGCGGTGTCTCTGAACCGAGTCGAGTCTACCGGCTTGTCCAGCATCGCCGCCACCTCTGCAGCGATCTGGGTGGAAGCAATGAGGAAACAATCGGCAACAAACGTACCATCCGTGGTACCCCTACCAGAATCGTTACGAGGCGCTCTTGGGTCCAGCCAGTCACCAAATTGCCACTGATCAGGATCCCAGAGTCCATCCTGACCTCGGATCACACCATTTTCCAGGTACTGAACCATGCTATCATACTGCTCCGAGAGGAAACTAATATCGCCAGACATACGGTAAAGTCTCCAGGGAACCATGATGGCAGCGTCACCCCAAACGCCATTGGGCATCGGATCCCATCCGTGCCCCCCGTCGCCGTTTCTTAGTAAAGAATTGGGGATAAACAAGGGCACCACGCCTTGGCGCCAGTATTCGCTCTCCTCCATCTGATCGAGGTATAGATCTTGCAACCAGTTCCTCAACATGCCAGCCGTGTCATACAAGAAGTTGGCAGTAGGTGCAATAATATTCAGGTCTCCTGTCCAGCCGAAGCGCTCATCTCTTGAGGGACACTCGGTGGGCACACTGAGAAAATTGCTCTTGATACTACGGAGAGAATTTGTATGTAGTCGATTAACATCGTCGTTGGAGCATGAAAACCAACCCGTCCGCAGCATATCGGTATGTATCACTTCAGCGACAATACAAGCTTTGGTGAGAGGGCAGTCCTGGTCATCGGGGCCCCAACCCGCGATCTCGACGTATCTGAACCCGTGGAACGTGTGGTGCGGATGCCAGTCAAGGAGCTCCCGGCCATCGCATATTATTATGTCCCTGGCTTTAGCTGTTCGCAAAGGACGACATATAATCTCCCCATCTTGGATGACTTCCGCATGACGAAACGTGATTTGAGAGCCAGCGATTTTCTGGATTCTTCTAACGCAAATGCGACCGGCAATATTTTGACCAAAATCCATAATAACAGCGTTTCTGGACCGCGATTTGAACATGTCTTTTGGTTTGAGCCTCTCCACCACCCTGACCGGCGGGGCTTCCGGAGACACGAGCCTGCTGACCGGAATAGGCGATTCTCGGACCGAGAACTTGGCGTTGTCCAGATTTGAGCTCATACTTAGACTTTGGTCGAAGATTTCACCATCCAATATTTCACTGCTAACCAGGGGTGTGTTCATGACGCCCCAGCTCGGGTCGGTGCTCACCAAAATCGGCGAGGTGGAGCCTGCCACCCAAATCTCTAGCTGCGCCAGGACACCGAGTTTCTGGCCGTAGATGAATCGTTTCCTGGCCCAACTGGTAGCAGAGGCAAACCAACCAGCAGCCACATCTACCTCGATCTTGTTCCAGCCAGGCGTCACCAAAAGATCTTTGGCGTCGTAAATTTGGTAGTGCAGTCTCTTTTGGTAGCTTTGGAAGCCCGGGGCCAAACAGTGGTCGCCGACTTTTTTGCCGTTGATTCGTACGATATACACGCCATGGCTCGTAGCATATAGCCGACCTCTCTCAATAGTTCCGTCTTTTAAGGAAAGATGAAATCGCTTGTAGAAGCATAGCGGGCGGGCTGAATGATCCGGGCTCAGTGGCCACGGCTCTGACACGCTGATCATACGCCCTCTCCAGTCGCTGTTCCTCAGTAATGCGATCTCCAAAAGAGACGACGTCGACCATTCAGTTATGGACTCATGGTGAAACTCACTACCACGCCCATCAGATAGAGAATACTTGCCGTAGCACCTGACGCGCACAAAACGGCGCGCTCGTGAGTCGAGAGGCTCGGAGTTTGGCCACGGTACAAGAACACTGTCTTCGCCCTCTATGTGGAAGACTTGGCCGGCTTCTGTGTTATTATAGGAAATCGCAATATC is drawn from Trichoderma asperellum chromosome 4, complete sequence and contains these coding sequences:
- a CDS encoding uncharacterized protein (EggNog:ENOG41~TransMembrane:11 (n16-24c29/30o64-83i90-107o113-136i148-170o176-199i264-286o306-324i331-350o362-387i399-419o431-450i)), whose translation is MAHRKISRFIPRHQKWLIACLIAVSSVDSVLVGYDSSLMGSLNVMPSYNSYFTLTTTTKSLNTAISYVGGAAISPLAGFLADWRGRRECVFWSALVTLIGGVIQGTAQNIAMFIAGRCVVGAGMGLAQTTAPTLVAETTPVKYRAFALGMYYSCWGIGTLIAAGICFGTQKLDSTYAWRIPSLLQAAPSLVCFLVLLFVPESPRWLISHDRHEEALEILGIVNGGDADDVQVQYREIADTINFEKEHSLGLMQAVWKKSSRKRLLITTTFSAIVMLPGTNIITFYFGEMLQNAGIQSPNTQLQINVILTSWSLVIAVVSSWYTDLLGRRQLCSASLTLQTAFIFIFGAFTKLYGESTNTSGIYATIAVIFLYNAAYNWGITPLTVLYPPEILSFEIRGVGMGIYTLATKCCGLLVTMAVPFGLQAIGWKFYMVNGCFDVLMVVFVIFVWVETRGLSLEEVDRLFDKEKREVVAEQVHEETKVDIEHKEC
- a CDS encoding uncharacterized protein (CAZy:GH78), with translation MDHSTPPVSVLPPTFEQHHDGFGVQCVQPRLSWRFSYPNGQIRNWKQTAYDIAISYNNTEAGQVFHIEGEDSVLVPWPNSEPLDSRARRFVRVRCYGKYSLSDGRGSEFHHESITEWSTSSLLEIALLRNSDWRGRMISVSEPWPLSPDHSARPLCFYKRFHLSLKDGTIERGRLYATSHGVYIVRINGKKVGDHCLAPGFQSYQKRLHYQIYDAKDLLVTPGWNKIEVDVAAGWFASATSWARKRFIYGQKLGVLAQLEIWVAGSTSPILVSTDPSWGVMNTPLVSSEILDGEIFDQSLSMSSNLDNAKFSVRESPIPVSRLVSPEAPPVRVVERLKPKDMFKSRSRNAVIMDFGQNIAGRICVRRIQKIAGSQITFRHAEVIQDGEIICRPLRTAKARDIIICDGRELLDWHPHHTFHGFRYVEIAGWGPDDQDCPLTKACIVAEVIHTDMLRTGWFSCSNDDVNRLHTNSLRSIKSNFLSVPTECPSRDERFGWTGDLNIIAPTANFLYDTAGMLRNWLQDLYLDQMEESEYWRQGVVPLFIPNSLLRNGDGGHGWDPMPNGVWGDAAIMVPWRLYRMSGDISFLSEQYDSMVQYLENGVIRGQDGLWDPDQWQFGDWLDPRAPRNDSGRGTTDGTFVADCFLIASTQIAAEVAAMLDKPVDSTRFRDTALRLIHSWRKKYLTAAGFVVPDTATALSLALSFDLLPESGGNSTAAQAAARLFRLVRLNDFKITTGYVGSALLSRALTQSGGVELAYAMLFQKKCPSFLYPITMGATTTWERWDSMLPDGTVNPGSMTSFNHHALGSIANWMHADIGGLEAIEPGWKVFRVKPRPNKELTWANTVFESRYGRIELRWTLNRGFFRMRLRVPPNSTAVVSLPGDGGPSELGKEEGKEQRVGSGEYDLGCRFAQTQWPPKGLLPPWGRAEF
- a CDS encoding uncharacterized protein (EggNog:ENOG41) encodes the protein MSSIPDDYLHRIYAGVLGKLVGVYLGRPFENWTYQEIQDKLGDIRYYVHDKLDLPLVVIDDDVSGTFTFVRALEEHGASADLSPEDVGKTWLNNVVERRSVFWWGGNGISTEHTAFLNLKNGFTAPASGAFTTNGRTLAEQIGAQIFIDGWAMVAPGNPALAARLAEAAARVSHDGEAVHAAKLWAAMEAEAFLSSDVNHLLNAGLAFVPAESIIARMIADVRRWVQEDGDWRQTRQRVEDNYGYDKYLGICHVIPNHAIMIMTLLYAGHDFHEAMHVINTCGWDTDCNAGNVACLVALMHGLAAFQGGPDWLGPLADRAIISSADGGYSINNAARIAYDIANLGYRLSGNPTLQPPKDGAQFHFSLSGSVQGFQATMHPQSPLDVVRISQGQDSGVDSLCIHIKNLTDTSNPVEVMTATFTPLDILQVDRNYDIMASPLVYPGQRVKAELRAGDSNTTVSTVCLRIKAYDENDILTTVDSQPINIKSGQQNSLQWTIPDSLQNWPIQQIGIAISPAKGSPNLDGAIFLHSMRWNGVPRMTLKRPANKSRCQSFWSRAWVSSVDKVHTDMGPSFFIAQDRGEGLLSQGARDWADYTVMVSNFVVNFGGSMGVAARVQGLNRYYGLMLTKDKRVALVKAADNERIELMSMPFVWEENRKYQLRLRVQGSKIEGQVGQVGLVALDEDYVGGAVGFVVTDGSLSADSIAVCPVES